From Brucella pseudogrignonensis, a single genomic window includes:
- a CDS encoding bifunctional 2-C-methyl-D-erythritol 4-phosphate cytidylyltransferase/2-C-methyl-D-erythritol 2,4-cyclodiphosphate synthase produces MNLLAKATNIFRAAAVIVAAGRGERAGQSIEGPKQYRRIGGEAVLSRTLRAFAQCPEVVEIIVVIHADDTVLYEKAIMERYDNVRVVTGGPTRQESTRLGLLALNENAPDYVLIHDGVRPFIEQDLLARIFDNLTPQEGVLPALAVSDTLKQSASDGTVKMTVPRAGLFAAQTPQAFPFAQILDAHEKAYLSGRSDFTDDASIAEAYGLAVQIIEGSADNTKLTWAKDIEMADKRLRHGMTSFPDIRTGNGYDVHSFEPGDHVTLCGVAIPHNKKLNGHSDADVALHALTDALLATRGAGDIGTHFPPSDPQWKGAASHIFVEHAVKIVREAGGRIANVDVTIIAEEPKIGPHRPVMTETMANMLGISQNRVSVKATTNEKMGFVGRGEGIAAIVTATVIYPGEVPE; encoded by the coding sequence ATGAATCTTTTGGCGAAGGCGACCAACATTTTCCGGGCAGCAGCAGTCATCGTAGCCGCAGGACGTGGCGAACGTGCAGGACAAAGCATCGAAGGTCCGAAGCAATATCGGCGAATCGGCGGCGAAGCCGTGCTTTCACGCACGCTGAGGGCCTTTGCGCAGTGTCCTGAAGTTGTCGAGATCATCGTGGTCATCCATGCCGATGATACAGTGCTTTATGAGAAAGCCATCATGGAACGCTACGACAATGTGCGCGTCGTCACCGGCGGTCCGACACGGCAAGAGTCCACACGGCTTGGATTGCTGGCGCTCAACGAAAACGCTCCTGACTATGTGCTTATCCATGATGGAGTGCGTCCATTCATTGAGCAGGATTTGCTAGCGCGTATATTCGACAATCTGACACCGCAGGAAGGCGTACTGCCTGCGCTTGCTGTGTCCGACACGCTGAAACAATCAGCCAGTGACGGTACAGTCAAAATGACGGTTCCGCGCGCTGGTCTTTTTGCAGCGCAAACACCGCAGGCTTTTCCTTTCGCACAAATCCTCGATGCGCACGAAAAGGCATATCTCAGCGGACGTTCGGATTTCACCGATGATGCGTCGATTGCAGAAGCCTATGGACTTGCAGTGCAAATCATCGAAGGTTCAGCAGATAACACCAAACTGACATGGGCCAAAGATATCGAAATGGCCGACAAACGCTTGAGGCATGGCATGACTTCTTTTCCAGATATTCGGACTGGCAATGGCTATGACGTTCACAGTTTCGAGCCGGGTGATCACGTCACGCTTTGCGGCGTCGCCATTCCGCATAATAAGAAGCTTAACGGTCATTCAGATGCTGACGTGGCCCTCCACGCACTGACCGATGCTTTGCTTGCCACGCGCGGCGCAGGCGATATTGGCACGCATTTCCCGCCATCCGATCCGCAGTGGAAGGGTGCAGCATCACATATCTTCGTTGAACATGCGGTCAAGATAGTGCGCGAAGCCGGTGGCCGCATCGCCAACGTGGACGTAACTATCATAGCTGAAGAGCCAAAGATTGGTCCGCACCGCCCTGTAATGACGGAAACCATGGCCAATATGCTTGGCATTTCGCAAAACCGCGTTTCCGTCAAAGCCACCACCAATGAAAAGATGGGGTTTGTTGGCCGTGGCGAAGGTATTGCTGCTATTGTAACGGCAACCGTGATCTATCCCGGCGAGGTTCCTGAATGA
- the dusB gene encoding tRNA dihydrouridine synthase DusB, which translates to MVTNLEQPLNIRNVVVPNRVFLAPMSGVSDLPFRRRAAAAGAGMVVSEMVASAELCNRHKESMLRLSGEGLGTHVVQLAGREAHWMGEAAIIAEGEGADIIDINMGCPAKKVTGGYSGSALMRDLDHAMTLVEATVNAVKVPVTLKMRLGWDENSINAPELAKRAEDAGIAMVTVHGRTRCQFYEGTADWDAIHAVRDVVKIPLVANGDVLSRDDAEELLRRSGADAVMVGRASYGQPWLAGLIAGSDFAPRSANGILSYIITHYEDMLEHYGNKTGIRHSRKHLGWYLDRHAREAFSQADKAEIMTLTDPEAVIAALTRVFLHDADRKVA; encoded by the coding sequence TTGGTCACCAATCTTGAGCAGCCTTTAAACATACGCAACGTGGTCGTTCCAAACCGCGTCTTTCTTGCTCCTATGTCGGGTGTTTCCGACCTTCCGTTTCGCAGGCGCGCCGCCGCGGCCGGTGCGGGCATGGTTGTTTCTGAAATGGTGGCAAGTGCCGAGCTTTGTAATCGCCATAAGGAAAGCATGTTGCGCTTATCCGGCGAAGGGCTTGGCACGCATGTTGTGCAGCTTGCAGGCCGCGAAGCGCACTGGATGGGTGAAGCAGCCATCATCGCCGAGGGTGAAGGCGCGGATATTATCGATATCAATATGGGCTGCCCTGCCAAGAAAGTGACGGGCGGCTATTCGGGTTCCGCGCTGATGCGGGATCTTGATCATGCCATGACGTTGGTTGAAGCAACCGTTAATGCCGTGAAAGTGCCCGTTACGCTGAAAATGCGTCTTGGCTGGGATGAAAACAGCATTAACGCGCCGGAGCTTGCTAAACGCGCCGAAGATGCAGGCATTGCTATGGTGACAGTTCATGGACGCACACGCTGCCAGTTTTATGAAGGCACAGCCGACTGGGACGCCATTCATGCGGTGCGTGATGTTGTGAAAATTCCATTGGTTGCCAATGGCGATGTGTTATCACGCGACGATGCAGAAGAATTGTTGCGTCGCTCTGGTGCTGATGCCGTGATGGTTGGTCGTGCTTCCTATGGTCAGCCGTGGCTTGCAGGGCTGATCGCAGGCAGTGATTTCGCACCGCGTTCCGCTAATGGAATTCTTTCTTATATTATAACACATTACGAAGATATGCTCGAGCACTATGGCAACAAGACAGGTATCCGCCACTCGAGAAAGCATCTAGGCTGGTATCTGGATCGTCATGCGCGTGAAGCATTCTCGCAGGCAGATAAGGCTGAAATCATGACGCTCACTGATCCCGAAGCGGTTATCGCGGCGCTGACCCGCGTTTTTCTGCATGACGCTGACAGAAAGGTCGCATGA
- the lpdA gene encoding dihydrolipoyl dehydrogenase produces the protein MADIYDVIIIGSGPGGYVTAIRAAQLGLKTAIVEREHLGGICLNWGCIPTKALLRSAEVLHLGEHAKDYGLKLEGSISADVDAVVARSRGVSARLNGGVAYLMKKNKIDVIWGEAKLVKGASGNTPAEISVGKSSKQPMLPQNPVPKGVLGEGNYKAKHVIVATGARPRSLPGIEPDGKLIWTYFEAMVPQALPKSMVVMGSGAIGIEFASFYNAMGVDVTVVELMPNIMPVEDVEISTFARKRLEKLGLKIITEAKVTKVEKGADSVTAHIETKDGKVEKLTVDRLISAVGVQGNIENLGLEALGVKTDRGCVVIDGYGKTNVEGIYAIGDVAGPPMLAHKAEHEGTICVEKIAGLPNVHSLDKLMIPGCTYCNPQVASVGLTEAKAKEQGFDIRVGRYSFSANGKAIALGEDQGLVKTIFDKKTGQLLGAHMVGAEVTELIQGFVVAMNLETTEEELMHSVFPHPTLSEMMKESVLDAYGRVLNA, from the coding sequence ATGGCCGACATCTACGACGTTATTATCATCGGATCGGGACCGGGCGGTTATGTCACCGCTATCCGCGCAGCGCAGCTTGGCCTCAAGACTGCGATTGTCGAGCGTGAGCATCTGGGTGGCATTTGTCTCAACTGGGGCTGCATTCCGACTAAAGCGCTGTTGCGTTCTGCGGAAGTCCTGCATCTCGGCGAACATGCCAAGGATTACGGCCTCAAGCTTGAAGGCTCGATCAGTGCTGATGTGGATGCGGTTGTTGCGCGTTCGCGTGGTGTGTCGGCACGGCTAAATGGCGGCGTTGCCTACCTGATGAAGAAGAACAAGATCGACGTGATCTGGGGCGAAGCCAAGCTCGTTAAGGGCGCTTCCGGCAATACGCCTGCGGAGATTTCTGTCGGTAAATCGTCGAAGCAGCCAATGCTGCCGCAAAATCCCGTGCCGAAGGGTGTTCTGGGTGAGGGCAACTACAAGGCCAAGCATGTGATCGTTGCGACCGGCGCACGTCCGCGTTCGCTGCCGGGCATTGAGCCGGATGGCAAGCTGATCTGGACCTACTTCGAAGCCATGGTTCCACAGGCGCTTCCAAAGTCGATGGTTGTCATGGGCTCCGGTGCTATCGGTATTGAATTTGCATCCTTCTACAATGCCATGGGCGTTGACGTGACGGTTGTTGAGCTGATGCCAAACATCATGCCGGTTGAAGATGTGGAAATTTCCACTTTCGCCCGCAAGCGTCTGGAAAAGCTCGGCCTCAAGATCATCACCGAAGCCAAGGTTACGAAGGTTGAGAAGGGCGCAGACTCTGTCACTGCTCATATCGAAACCAAGGACGGCAAGGTTGAAAAGCTAACCGTTGATCGTCTTATTTCGGCTGTTGGCGTTCAGGGCAACATCGAAAACCTCGGTCTTGAAGCGCTCGGTGTGAAGACTGATCGTGGTTGCGTTGTGATCGACGGCTATGGGAAGACCAATGTCGAAGGCATTTACGCCATTGGCGACGTTGCCGGTCCCCCAATGCTAGCTCATAAGGCCGAGCATGAAGGCACGATCTGCGTCGAAAAGATTGCCGGTCTGCCGAATGTCCATTCGCTCGATAAGCTCATGATCCCGGGCTGCACCTATTGCAATCCGCAAGTTGCGTCCGTTGGTTTGACTGAAGCTAAGGCGAAGGAACAGGGCTTTGACATTCGTGTCGGTCGTTATTCCTTCTCGGCAAACGGTAAGGCTATTGCGCTTGGTGAAGATCAGGGTCTTGTCAAAACGATCTTTGACAAGAAGACCGGACAGCTGCTCGGCGCACACATGGTTGGCGCGGAAGTCACCGAGCTTATTCAGGGCTTCGTCGTTGCGATGAATCTTGAAACGACTGAAGAAGAGCTGATGCATTCGGTCTTCCCGCATCCGACCCTTTCCGAAATGATGAAGGAAAGTGTTCTGGATGCCTATGGTCGTGTGCTGAACGCATAA
- a CDS encoding pyruvate dehydrogenase complex dihydrolipoamide acetyltransferase, which translates to MPIKITMPALSPTMEEGNLSKWLVKEGDKVTSGDVIAEIETDKATMEVEAVDEGVVAKLVVPAGTEGVKVNALIAILAEDGEDVAEAAKGGDAAPASKAEAKAETPKEEPKKEAAPAAAPAPAKAEAPAAAPAINSGAENKGDRVFASPLARRIAKDAGVDVSAVKGTGPHGRVVQRDVEAAIKSGGTKAASAAPQAAASAPKPQSDDAILKLFEEGTYEIVPHDGMRKTIARRLVESKQTVPHFYLTIDCELDALLALRSQINSAAPLAKTEKGEVPAYKLSVNDLVIKAVALALRDIPEANVSWTEGGMIKHKRADVGVAVSIPGGLITPIVRQSESKTLSAISNEMKDLAKRARDRKLKPDEYQGGSTSVSNLGMFGVKDFAAIINPPHATIFAIGAGEQRAVVKNGEVKVATVMSVTLSTDHRAVDGALAAELAQAFKRHIENPMGMLV; encoded by the coding sequence ATGCCGATTAAAATCACCATGCCAGCACTTTCACCAACCATGGAAGAAGGCAATCTTTCCAAGTGGCTGGTTAAAGAAGGCGACAAGGTTACGTCCGGCGATGTGATCGCTGAGATCGAAACTGACAAAGCGACGATGGAAGTCGAAGCTGTCGATGAAGGTGTTGTTGCCAAGCTGGTCGTTCCTGCCGGGACCGAAGGCGTGAAGGTCAACGCGCTGATTGCAATCCTCGCCGAAGACGGCGAGGATGTTGCAGAAGCAGCCAAAGGCGGCGATGCCGCTCCTGCATCAAAGGCGGAAGCTAAGGCTGAAACGCCTAAGGAAGAGCCAAAGAAGGAAGCTGCACCCGCAGCAGCCCCGGCTCCTGCAAAAGCTGAAGCCCCAGCGGCTGCTCCTGCTATTAATAGTGGCGCCGAAAACAAGGGAGATCGCGTTTTCGCATCGCCGCTTGCTCGTCGTATCGCAAAGGATGCAGGCGTTGATGTTTCCGCTGTTAAAGGCACTGGTCCTCATGGCCGTGTTGTTCAGCGTGACGTTGAAGCTGCAATCAAGTCGGGCGGCACAAAAGCTGCATCTGCTGCACCACAGGCAGCTGCATCGGCTCCAAAACCTCAGTCGGATGATGCCATTCTCAAGCTCTTTGAAGAAGGCACATACGAAATCGTTCCTCACGACGGTATGCGCAAGACCATTGCCCGCCGTCTGGTTGAATCGAAGCAGACTGTTCCGCATTTCTATCTGACGATCGATTGCGAACTCGATGCGCTTCTGGCTTTGCGCTCGCAGATCAATTCGGCTGCACCACTGGCAAAGACAGAGAAGGGCGAGGTTCCGGCCTACAAGCTTTCTGTCAACGATCTGGTGATCAAGGCTGTGGCTCTTGCGCTGCGTGACATTCCTGAAGCCAATGTCTCCTGGACTGAAGGCGGCATGATCAAGCATAAGCGTGCGGATGTCGGCGTTGCTGTGTCGATCCCCGGCGGTCTGATTACGCCAATCGTGCGTCAGTCGGAATCCAAAACGCTGTCCGCCATCTCCAATGAGATGAAGGACCTTGCCAAGCGTGCGCGTGATCGCAAGCTGAAGCCTGATGAATATCAGGGTGGTTCGACCTCTGTGTCCAACCTCGGCATGTTCGGCGTGAAGGACTTTGCTGCGATCATCAACCCGCCACATGCGACGATCTTCGCAATTGGTGCGGGTGAACAGCGCGCGGTGGTCAAGAACGGTGAAGTGAAGGTTGCGACAGTAATGTCTGTCACGCTTTCCACCGATCACCGTGCGGTCGATGGTGCGCTGGCTGCTGAACTTGCACAGGCCTTCAAGCGTCACATCGAAAACCCGATGGGTATGCTAGTCTGA
- the lipA gene encoding lipoyl synthase, whose translation MVTVLDTVNQRRLRHPEKAHRPDNEILKKPDWIRVKAPVSRGYNETREIVRSNKLVTVCEEAGCPNIGECWEKKHATFMIMGEICTRACAFCNVSTGIPKALDPNEPESVARAIKQMGLTHVVITSVDRDDLADGGAQHFADVIRAIRAATPKTTIEILTPDFLRKEGALEIVVKARPDVFNHNLETVPSKYLKVRPGARYFHSIRLLQRVKELDPTIFTKSGIMVGLGEERNEILQLMDDLRSADVDFMTIGQYLQPTRKHHPVIRFVTPDEFKSFETIGRTKGFALVASSPLTRSSHHAGDDFAKLKAAREAQIAAQA comes from the coding sequence ATGGTTACAGTTCTCGACACGGTGAACCAGAGACGTCTTCGTCATCCGGAGAAGGCACATCGTCCGGACAATGAAATCCTGAAAAAGCCGGATTGGATCCGCGTCAAGGCTCCCGTTTCGCGTGGCTATAATGAAACGCGTGAGATCGTCCGCTCGAACAAGCTCGTTACCGTTTGCGAAGAAGCTGGCTGCCCGAACATTGGCGAGTGCTGGGAAAAGAAGCACGCGACATTCATGATCATGGGTGAAATCTGCACCCGTGCCTGTGCGTTCTGTAATGTTTCGACCGGTATTCCGAAAGCTCTGGATCCGAATGAACCGGAAAGTGTTGCACGCGCAATCAAGCAGATGGGCCTGACCCACGTCGTTATTACATCCGTTGACCGCGATGATTTGGCCGATGGCGGCGCGCAGCATTTTGCCGACGTTATTCGTGCAATCCGTGCTGCAACACCAAAGACAACGATTGAAATTCTCACGCCAGATTTTCTTCGCAAGGAAGGCGCGCTTGAGATCGTTGTTAAGGCACGTCCTGATGTGTTCAATCACAATCTGGAAACAGTTCCGTCCAAGTACCTCAAGGTTCGTCCGGGCGCGCGCTATTTCCATTCGATCCGCTTACTGCAGCGCGTGAAGGAACTCGATCCGACAATTTTCACAAAATCCGGCATCATGGTTGGCCTTGGTGAAGAGCGGAATGAAATCTTGCAGTTGATGGACGATCTTCGTTCTGCGGATGTGGATTTCATGACCATCGGCCAGTACCTCCAGCCAACCCGTAAGCACCATCCGGTCATCCGTTTCGTTACCCCAGACGAATTTAAGTCTTTCGAGACGATTGGTCGGACCAAAGGCTTTGCGCTCGTTGCGTCCAGCCCGCTGACGCGTTCATCGCACCATGCCGGTGACGATTTCGCAAAGCTCAAGGCCGCTCGCGAAGCGCAGATTGCAGCGCAGGCTTAA
- a CDS encoding CinA family protein: MTLIAEAQAINVLNACRKHSIMIVTAESCTGGLIAAALTDIAGSSDVVDRGFVTYSNEAKNEMIRVPMELINQVGAVSKEVAIAMAEGALANSRAGISIAVTGIAGPGGGSVEKPVGLVHIASARKGFATKHKECRFGEKSREDIRQETVISALALVLEALNS, translated from the coding sequence ATGACACTCATTGCCGAAGCTCAAGCCATCAACGTCCTGAATGCATGTCGCAAACACAGCATCATGATTGTGACGGCAGAATCCTGCACAGGTGGGCTGATCGCGGCAGCACTCACAGATATTGCCGGTTCTTCCGATGTAGTGGACCGAGGCTTTGTCACCTATTCCAATGAAGCCAAAAATGAGATGATCCGTGTTCCGATGGAATTGATAAACCAAGTGGGTGCGGTTTCAAAAGAAGTGGCGATAGCCATGGCAGAAGGTGCACTTGCCAACTCACGTGCAGGCATCAGCATTGCCGTGACAGGTATTGCGGGACCCGGTGGCGGATCAGTAGAAAAGCCGGTCGGCCTTGTGCACATCGCCAGTGCGCGCAAAGGTTTTGCCACGAAGCACAAAGAATGCCGCTTTGGTGAAAAGTCACGCGAAGACATTCGTCAAGAAACAGTGATTTCTGCGCTGGCTCTGGTACTCGAGGCGCTTAATTCTTAA
- the pdhA gene encoding pyruvate dehydrogenase (acetyl-transferring) E1 component subunit alpha, translating into MAPRANKAPAGKTQTSSVTTPKTPAPAKFNKEQELSAYREMLLIRRFEEKAGQLYGMGFIGGFCHLYIGQEAVVVGMQTALKEGDQIITSYRDHGHMLATGMEARGVMAELTGRRGGYSKGKGGSMHMFSKEKGFYGGHGIVGAQVPLGTGLAFANKYRGNDNISVTYFGDGAANQGQVYEAFNMASLWKLPVIYVIENNRYAMGTSVSRSSAETDFSKRGVSFNVPGIKVDGMDVRAVAAAAEFAADWARSGKGPLILEMETYRYRGHSMSDPAKYRSKDEVQKMRSEHDPIEQVKLRLIENNWATEEELKEIDKEVRDIVADSAEFAQNDPEPDVSELYTDILL; encoded by the coding sequence ATGGCACCGAGGGCTAATAAGGCGCCTGCTGGAAAAACGCAGACGTCTTCTGTCACCACCCCCAAGACGCCAGCGCCTGCAAAGTTTAATAAAGAGCAGGAACTGAGTGCTTACCGTGAAATGCTTTTGATCCGCCGTTTCGAAGAAAAGGCCGGACAGCTTTACGGTATGGGTTTCATCGGTGGCTTCTGTCACCTTTATATCGGTCAAGAAGCCGTTGTCGTCGGTATGCAGACAGCGCTCAAGGAAGGTGATCAGATCATCACCTCCTATCGTGACCATGGTCACATGCTGGCAACCGGCATGGAAGCACGTGGCGTTATGGCCGAGCTGACCGGCCGCCGTGGAGGTTACTCCAAGGGCAAGGGCGGCTCCATGCACATGTTCTCGAAGGAAAAGGGCTTTTACGGCGGTCATGGTATCGTCGGCGCTCAGGTTCCTCTTGGCACTGGTCTTGCCTTTGCAAACAAGTATCGCGGCAATGATAATATCTCTGTTACCTATTTCGGCGATGGCGCTGCCAATCAGGGCCAGGTCTATGAAGCCTTCAACATGGCGTCGCTATGGAAGCTGCCGGTGATCTATGTGATCGAAAACAACCGCTATGCAATGGGTACATCGGTTTCGCGTTCTTCCGCTGAAACAGATTTCTCCAAGCGCGGCGTTTCGTTCAACGTACCGGGCATCAAGGTCGACGGCATGGATGTTCGTGCTGTAGCGGCTGCTGCTGAATTTGCTGCCGATTGGGCGCGTTCGGGTAAGGGTCCATTGATTCTTGAAATGGAAACCTATCGCTATCGGGGACACTCCATGTCCGATCCTGCGAAGTATCGCTCGAAGGACGAAGTGCAAAAAATGCGCTCCGAGCACGACCCGATTGAGCAGGTCAAACTGCGCTTGATCGAAAATAACTGGGCCACTGAAGAAGAGCTGAAAGAAATCGACAAGGAAGTTCGCGACATCGTCGCTGATTCTGCCGAATTCGCTCAAAACGATCCTGAGCCGGATGTTTCCGAGCTTTACACGGATATTCTGCTCTAA
- a CDS encoding FtsB family cell division protein → MWTKQKRKSIRGRFVLPVLTAAFLSYFGFHAYHGEFGLYSRLQLEQQKSLLTEQLAQVTADRAALEKRVTLLRDGSIEKDMLDEQARRALNLSHSDEMTIIISREDRSN, encoded by the coding sequence ATGTGGACCAAGCAGAAACGTAAATCTATTCGTGGCCGTTTTGTGCTGCCTGTTTTGACAGCTGCGTTTCTGAGCTATTTTGGTTTTCACGCCTATCATGGCGAATTTGGTCTTTATTCGCGTCTCCAGCTGGAACAGCAGAAAAGCCTGCTGACCGAACAGCTTGCACAAGTGACTGCCGACAGAGCTGCACTTGAGAAGCGAGTCACGCTTCTGCGCGATGGTTCGATTGAAAAGGACATGCTTGACGAGCAGGCTCGCAGAGCGCTTAATCTCTCCCATTCCGATGAAATGACAATAATCATTTCTCGCGAAGATCGGTCTAATTAA
- a CDS encoding pyruvate dehydrogenase complex E1 component subunit beta produces MPVEILMPALSPTMEEGKLSKWLKKEGDKVTSGDVIAEIETDKATMEVEAVDEGTIGKLLIEEGSEGVKVNTPIAILLGDGESASDIGSATAAKAEAPKEEAKEAPKAEEKKADSVPAAPKVEVASDPDIPAGTEMVSMTVREALRDAMAEEMRRDDNVFIMGEEVAEYQGAYKITQGLLDEFGPRRVVDTPITEHGFAGVGVGAAMAGLKPIVEFMTFNFAMQAIDQIINSAAKTLYMSGGQMGAPMVFRGPSGAAARVAAQHSQCYAAWYSQIPGLKVVMPYSAADAKGLLKAAIRDPNPVIFLENEILYGHHFDVPKLDDFVLPIGKARIHKQGKDATIVSFGIGMTYAVKAAEELAAQGIDVEIIDLRTIRPMDIPTVVESVKKTGRLVTVEEGYPQSSVGTEIATRVMQQAFDYLDAPILTIAGKDVPMPYAANLEKLALPTVAEVVEAVKAVTYTA; encoded by the coding sequence ATGCCCGTAGAAATTCTCATGCCTGCCCTTTCCCCGACGATGGAAGAAGGCAAACTGTCCAAGTGGCTTAAAAAAGAAGGCGACAAGGTTACGTCCGGTGACGTGATCGCTGAAATCGAAACCGATAAGGCGACGATGGAAGTTGAAGCCGTCGATGAAGGCACAATCGGCAAACTTTTGATCGAAGAAGGTTCGGAAGGCGTAAAAGTGAATACGCCAATCGCAATCCTGCTCGGTGACGGCGAAAGCGCGTCTGACATCGGTTCAGCTACTGCTGCAAAAGCAGAAGCACCGAAAGAAGAAGCGAAAGAAGCGCCAAAGGCTGAAGAAAAGAAGGCCGACAGCGTGCCTGCTGCTCCGAAAGTTGAAGTCGCTTCCGATCCAGACATTCCAGCCGGTACAGAAATGGTTTCGATGACTGTGCGTGAAGCACTGCGCGACGCTATGGCTGAAGAAATGCGTCGCGACGACAATGTCTTCATCATGGGTGAAGAAGTTGCCGAATATCAGGGCGCTTACAAGATCACGCAGGGTCTTTTGGATGAATTCGGCCCGCGCCGCGTTGTCGACACCCCGATCACCGAGCATGGCTTTGCTGGTGTTGGTGTTGGTGCCGCTATGGCTGGTCTTAAGCCAATCGTCGAATTCATGACCTTCAACTTCGCCATGCAGGCGATTGACCAGATTATCAATTCGGCTGCGAAGACGCTTTATATGTCGGGTGGCCAGATGGGTGCGCCGATGGTGTTCCGTGGTCCTTCGGGCGCTGCTGCTCGCGTTGCTGCTCAGCACTCCCAGTGCTATGCCGCATGGTACAGCCAGATCCCTGGCCTCAAGGTGGTCATGCCTTACTCGGCTGCTGATGCGAAGGGTCTTCTCAAGGCTGCTATCCGCGATCCAAATCCGGTCATCTTCCTTGAAAACGAAATTCTCTATGGTCATCATTTCGATGTGCCGAAGCTTGACGATTTCGTTCTGCCAATCGGCAAGGCCCGCATTCACAAGCAGGGCAAGGACGCGACCATCGTTTCGTTCGGTATCGGCATGACCTATGCGGTCAAGGCTGCGGAAGAACTTGCTGCACAGGGCATTGATGTTGAAATCATCGATCTGCGCACCATCCGTCCAATGGATATTCCAACGGTCGTTGAATCGGTCAAGAAGACCGGTCGTCTCGTGACCGTTGAAGAAGGCTACCCACAGTCTTCCGTTGGTACTGAAATTGCTACCCGCGTCATGCAGCAGGCTTTCGATTATCTCGATGCGCCGATCCTGACGATCGCTGGCAAGGACGTTCCGATGCCATATGCGGCCAACCTCGAAAAGCTGGCTCTGCCGACTGTAGCTGAAGTGGTGGAAGCGGTGAAAGCCGTGACCTACACCGCCTGA
- a CDS encoding DUF1428 family protein, with protein sequence MAYIEGFVLAVPKANKDVYRQHAAKAAELFKEFGVTRMVEAWGDDVPDGKVTDFRRAVQAKDDEEVVFSWFEYPDKATRDAANEKMMSDPRMKHMGETMPFDGKRMIMGGFSTIVDV encoded by the coding sequence ATGGCTTACATAGAAGGATTTGTTTTAGCTGTTCCGAAGGCCAATAAAGACGTTTATCGGCAACATGCCGCTAAAGCTGCGGAATTGTTCAAAGAGTTTGGCGTAACGCGTATGGTCGAAGCCTGGGGCGATGACGTGCCCGATGGCAAGGTCACGGACTTTCGTCGTGCGGTTCAGGCCAAAGACGATGAAGAGGTGGTCTTCTCGTGGTTTGAATATCCCGACAAAGCAACGCGTGATGCAGCCAATGAGAAAATGATGAGCGATCCACGCATGAAGCACATGGGTGAAACCATGCCTTTTGACGGTAAACGCATGATTATGGGCGGTTTTTCAACGATTGTTGATGTGTAG
- a CDS encoding type II toxin-antitoxin system RatA family toxin, which yields MPQFTNVRRVHHRADQMFALVSDVEKYPQFLPMCEALSIRSAKERDGKTLLIADMTVGYKLIRETFTSQVLLKPEENVIDVKYVDGPFRYLDNRWTFKPVGDGSECDVEFFIDYEFKSRTLGLLMGSMFDLAFRKFSEAFEKRADQIYG from the coding sequence ATGCCCCAGTTTACGAATGTCAGACGCGTTCATCACAGGGCAGACCAGATGTTTGCCCTGGTGTCGGACGTGGAAAAATATCCGCAATTTTTGCCAATGTGCGAAGCACTCTCCATTCGTTCTGCCAAGGAACGGGACGGAAAGACATTGCTAATCGCGGATATGACAGTTGGCTATAAGCTGATCCGCGAGACATTTACGAGCCAGGTGCTTTTGAAGCCGGAAGAAAATGTCATCGACGTGAAATATGTCGATGGCCCGTTCCGCTATCTCGACAATCGCTGGACTTTCAAGCCGGTTGGGGATGGTTCGGAATGCGATGTTGAGTTCTTTATCGATTATGAATTCAAAAGCCGCACGCTTGGCCTGCTAATGGGATCGATGTTCGATCTGGCTTTTCGCAAATTCTCGGAAGCCTTTGAGAAACGCGCCGATCAGATATACGGTTAA